In Ignavibacteriales bacterium, the following are encoded in one genomic region:
- a CDS encoding response regulator has translation MKINVLVVDDEKDIVDLIKYNLDKENEFDVITAYDGRDALEKAAEKKPDVILLDIMMPEVNGFDVCKKLKAEKETSSIPVIFLTAKGNEIDEIIGLELGADDYIQKPVSPRKVIARIKSVIRRSSSENGAVFKKDEVLKFKGLEVDSITHKVKINGKEVFLPKKEFQLLQFLLSHKGRVFSREILLNQIWGENVFVIDRTIDVHVAKVREKLGEYSDYIETIKGLGYRFKDE, from the coding sequence ATGAAAATTAATGTTCTGGTAGTTGACGATGAAAAAGACATTGTCGATCTTATTAAGTACAACCTGGATAAGGAAAACGAATTTGATGTAATAACAGCTTACGACGGAAGAGATGCACTGGAAAAAGCGGCTGAGAAAAAACCCGATGTGATATTGCTGGATATAATGATGCCGGAAGTAAACGGCTTCGACGTTTGTAAAAAGCTAAAAGCAGAGAAAGAAACTTCATCTATACCGGTAATATTTTTAACCGCTAAAGGTAATGAGATCGATGAGATAATAGGGCTGGAGCTTGGCGCAGACGATTACATACAAAAGCCTGTTTCACCGAGGAAAGTGATCGCAAGAATTAAGTCCGTTATAAGGAGGTCATCCTCAGAAAACGGCGCCGTGTTTAAGAAGGATGAGGTGCTTAAATTCAAAGGGCTGGAAGTGGACAGCATAACTCACAAGGTAAAGATAAACGGTAAGGAAGTATTTCTGCCGAAGAAGGAATTCCAGCTGTTACAATTTTTACTTTCGCATAAAGGCAGAGTTTTTTCACGAGAGATACTGCTGAATCAGATATGGGGCGAGAATGTATTTGTGATCGACAGGACGATAGACGTGCACGTCGCGAAGGTGAGAGAAAAACTGGGTGAGTATTCCGATTACATCGAAACCATAAAAGGGCTCGGATACAGGTTTAAGGACGAGTAA
- a CDS encoding LptF/LptG family permease, which yields MTLIIYRYILKAHVGPFILALSVLMFLFLFQFLIKSIDRLVGKGLSIWVITKLISLNLAWILTLAVPMAVLVATLMAFGALSSNNEITIMKASGVSLPKLMLPVLLVSGVLCYVMIWFNNDILPEANHQARVLFGDISRTKPTLILEGGKFSEDIGGAKILVQKTFPNSNKLEGIYIYDYSTPPIKNLFIAEKGDIGFSSDFKNIIMNLEKGEIHQLNADNPSQKYRKIEFDKHRIVLSAENFGFQSTDENLLTRGDRELSADSMSSIVKNFIDSKQLAMDNYFTTLDQDVRNFVTLDFKDTTFERPPPVPDSVAAKLESDQQSIGKAPGLTTNRLSAYDSLKTIHDRLLNRMQAYESVKKAQMSLQQQADSYSVEIYKKFSIPFACIIFAMIGAPLGYKVKKGSFGIAAGLSLLFFLIYWASLIGGEKLADRGVITPFIGMWLANIVLGIFGLYLMFKSS from the coding sequence ATAACCCTGATCATCTATAGATACATACTTAAAGCTCATGTAGGACCGTTTATACTGGCGCTGTCGGTGCTGATGTTTCTTTTTCTATTCCAATTTCTCATAAAATCCATAGACAGGCTTGTAGGCAAAGGTTTAAGCATCTGGGTAATAACAAAGCTCATTTCACTGAATCTTGCATGGATACTCACGTTAGCCGTTCCAATGGCTGTGCTGGTCGCCACGTTGATGGCGTTTGGCGCTCTTTCATCCAATAACGAAATAACGATAATGAAGGCAAGCGGTGTGAGCCTTCCAAAACTGATGCTCCCCGTATTACTGGTGTCCGGGGTATTATGTTACGTGATGATATGGTTTAATAATGATATACTACCGGAGGCAAACCACCAAGCGAGAGTACTATTCGGGGATATATCGCGGACGAAGCCGACGCTCATATTGGAGGGAGGAAAGTTCAGTGAAGACATTGGGGGAGCGAAGATACTTGTGCAGAAGACATTTCCTAACAGCAATAAGCTGGAGGGAATTTACATTTACGACTACTCCACACCGCCGATAAAGAACCTCTTTATTGCGGAGAAGGGGGACATAGGATTTTCGAGCGATTTTAAGAACATTATAATGAACCTCGAGAAGGGAGAAATACACCAGCTGAACGCGGACAACCCTTCACAAAAATACAGGAAGATAGAATTTGACAAGCACAGGATAGTTCTCAGCGCAGAGAATTTCGGATTTCAATCAACGGATGAGAATTTGCTGACGAGGGGCGACAGGGAGTTGTCAGCCGATTCCATGTCGAGCATTGTGAAGAACTTCATAGACAGCAAACAGCTCGCAATGGATAATTACTTTACAACGCTCGATCAGGACGTAAGGAATTTCGTAACGCTGGATTTTAAAGATACAACTTTTGAGAGACCGCCTCCCGTGCCGGACTCGGTAGCAGCAAAATTAGAAAGCGATCAACAAAGCATTGGTAAAGCTCCGGGGTTAACAACAAACAGACTCAGCGCTTACGACAGCCTCAAGACCATACATGACAGGCTCCTTAACAGAATGCAGGCATACGAATCGGTAAAGAAAGCGCAGATGTCATTACAACAACAGGCTGATTCATATTCGGTAGAGATATATAAAAAGTTCTCTATACCCTTCGCGTGTATAATATTCGCGATGATCGGCGCGCCTCTGGGTTACAAGGTAAAGAAAGGAAGTTTTGGGATAGCGGCGGGGCTATCGCTTTTATTCTTTTTGATATACTGGGCATCTCTCATCGGGGGTGAAAAACTCGCCGATAGGGGCGTTATCACCCCATTTATCGGGATGTGGCTGGCAAATATTGTGCTTGGGATATTCGGATTGTATTTAATGTTTAAATCATCCTGA
- the kbl gene encoding glycine C-acetyltransferase: MYKQFQPQLENELKSIEEAGLFKKERIIETPQGAEITVNGKSVLNFCANNYLGLSSHPKVIEAAHKTLDQWGYGMSSVRFICGTQTIHKELEAKIAEFLGMEDTILYAACFDANGGVFEPLLSDQDAIISDELNHASIIDGVRLCKSMRFRYKNNNMEDLERCLKEAQEKGAKNILICTDGAFSMDGHIANLEGICDLADKYGALVLSDESHCTGFLGKTGRGAIEHCGVMGRVDIVTGTLGKALGGAMGGFTTGKKEIIEMLRQRSRPYLFSNSLSPVIVGASIAVFDMLSETTELRDKLEENTTYFREKITEAGFDIKPGVHPIVPIMLYDAKLSQEMAARLLDEGIYVIGFFYPVVPKDQARIRVQLSAGHTKEQIDKAIEAFAKVGRELGVI; encoded by the coding sequence ATGTATAAACAATTCCAACCACAGCTAGAGAATGAGCTAAAATCCATCGAAGAAGCAGGATTATTTAAAAAAGAAAGAATAATAGAGACGCCGCAGGGAGCAGAGATAACCGTAAACGGAAAGTCCGTGTTGAACTTTTGCGCAAACAATTACCTCGGACTTTCATCGCATCCAAAGGTAATAGAAGCGGCGCATAAGACACTCGATCAGTGGGGATATGGTATGTCCTCAGTAAGATTTATATGCGGTACGCAAACGATACATAAAGAGCTTGAAGCAAAGATAGCAGAGTTTTTGGGAATGGAGGACACGATACTGTACGCGGCATGTTTCGACGCAAATGGCGGGGTGTTCGAGCCATTACTTAGTGACCAGGACGCGATAATATCGGATGAGCTGAATCACGCGAGCATTATAGATGGGGTAAGGCTTTGTAAGTCGATGAGATTCAGATATAAGAATAATAACATGGAAGACCTCGAACGATGTCTGAAGGAAGCACAGGAAAAAGGAGCAAAGAATATTCTTATATGTACGGACGGCGCTTTTTCAATGGACGGGCATATAGCTAACCTGGAAGGAATATGCGACCTCGCGGATAAGTATGGGGCGCTTGTACTGTCGGATGAGTCTCACTGCACGGGATTTCTCGGGAAGACCGGACGCGGCGCAATAGAGCATTGCGGTGTAATGGGCAGAGTAGATATTGTTACGGGAACACTCGGAAAGGCATTAGGCGGTGCGATGGGAGGATTTACGACAGGTAAAAAAGAAATAATAGAAATGCTGAGACAGAGAAGCAGACCGTATTTGTTTTCCAACTCACTTTCCCCGGTGATAGTAGGCGCCTCGATAGCGGTGTTCGATATGCTTAGTGAGACGACCGAGCTGAGGGATAAGCTGGAAGAGAACACGACGTATTTTAGGGAAAAGATCACAGAGGCGGGATTTGACATAAAGCCGGGAGTTCACCCGATAGTTCCCATAATGCTTTATGACGCGAAGCTGTCGCAGGAAATGGCAGCAAGATTATTGGATGAGGGTATATATGTGATAGGATTCTTTTACCCGGTAGTACCAAAAGACCAGGCAAGAATAAGGGTGCAATTATCGGCAGGACATACAAAGGAGCAGATAGACAAGGCGATAGAAGCATTTGCAAAAGTAGGACGTGAACTAGGCGTAATTTAA
- a CDS encoding T9SS type A sorting domain-containing protein yields MTWGGINVYSQDGIPVRRVFFEALTNASCGPCAANDPALQSYITSKGDSIVALKYHASFPGFDPMYSANPTQNSARYSTYYGMNATPWLDVDGKTHHDVWPFSMANLDNAYYDRIAVAPKVQIFVTDTRIAGDTIQADITVSVLENLAAGDYKLRAYAVEGVIDYGTPPGNNGVSLFKYVFRKAYPDVGGTTIPTTVGNYNFTIKYLRESAWVDANVYTIAFVQNDGATNREVLNVTKAGDNPTSIDPISNNTTPDKFTLHQNYPNPFNPSTSIMFDIPKSSKVKLSVYNTLGKEVAVLVNEELGAGQYNLAWNGAGQSSGVYYYRLETEGFTEVRKMMLIK; encoded by the coding sequence TTGACATGGGGGGGAATAAATGTATATTCACAGGACGGAATTCCTGTAAGGAGAGTATTTTTTGAAGCGCTGACAAACGCATCATGCGGACCGTGCGCAGCGAATGACCCGGCACTTCAGAGCTACATCACATCAAAGGGAGACAGTATAGTTGCGTTGAAGTATCACGCAAGTTTTCCGGGATTCGACCCGATGTACAGCGCAAATCCAACACAAAATTCAGCACGCTATTCAACATACTACGGAATGAATGCGACACCATGGCTGGACGTAGATGGAAAGACACACCACGACGTATGGCCGTTCTCGATGGCTAACCTCGACAATGCATATTATGACAGGATCGCGGTTGCACCGAAGGTACAGATATTCGTAACGGATACCCGAATCGCCGGCGATACAATACAGGCTGACATAACGGTAAGCGTTTTGGAAAACCTGGCGGCAGGCGACTACAAGCTAAGGGCTTACGCTGTCGAGGGTGTAATAGATTACGGAACACCTCCCGGAAACAACGGAGTAAGCTTATTCAAGTATGTATTCAGGAAGGCATACCCGGACGTAGGCGGAACAACAATTCCGACGACAGTGGGCAATTATAACTTCACTATAAAATACCTGAGGGAGTCAGCTTGGGTCGACGCGAACGTTTATACGATAGCATTCGTACAGAATGACGGCGCTACAAACAGAGAAGTATTAAACGTTACTAAAGCGGGAGACAATCCTACATCGATCGATCCGATAAGCAATAACACAACTCCGGATAAATTCACTCTGCATCAGAACTATCCAAATCCATTCAATCCATCGACGAGCATAATGTTTGACATACCTAAATCGTCAAAGGTAAAGCTATCGGTTTACAACACACTGGGTAAAGAAGTGGCAGTGCTGGTAAACGAGGAGCTTGGTGCCGGACAGTATAATCTTGCATGGAACGGAGCAGGACAATCAAGCGGTGTTTATTATTACAGGCTCGAGACGGAAGGATTTACAGAAGTCAGAAAGATGATGCTGATAAAATAG
- a CDS encoding tetratricopeptide repeat-containing sensor histidine kinase, translating to MDTNKESTSENTSIEKLENSLMGMLDGKEKVDALLSLCDSVKEKEPKKLNFYAGQALDISQKINYKLGIAKSHKFIGQSHSHNADFKTAIDHLDSALLLSRSLGDKKLEANALLHLGIVYKNFDYSKSIESYFESLEISRSLNDHKTESHLLNNIGVVFKILGNFKVALEYYLDSLKIKESLGNEETIHNTLSNIGNIYVIMENYEKGLEYASKSLELLRKFGKRTNEPVILGNIALCNKKLGNTDVALKYYNEALDIAKKMGNRQSEADNFDGLGEMYLAKGDYDKAIECFGNGLQIAEDIKDRVLISNICHNIGKLMLRTQKYDQCISILEKGLEHSKLIEDKSSIASFYPTFSAYYEAVGNYMKAIEYLKLYNELNKELLKSQTEMVTRSLMIQHEAERHQKEAEMNRVKNEELTRIVKKLDEINEDKNNFIGIVSHDLRDPVSSIYSISDLILADYSSLSEEDKRDFVTDIKTSAGRVIKLLQTLLDINAIETGRLKMDFENNNLTEITKKALEFYTEKAKAKNIDLHFTEEKPVLFYGDRRSVEQILSNLISNSIKYTEPGKNVYISISESENVARFEIDDEGPGMTEDDKKSLFGRFAKLSARPTAGEESFGLGLSIVKKLVDINKGKVWCESELGKGAKFFVELPKARI from the coding sequence ACTTCTGAAAATACTTCTATTGAAAAGCTTGAAAATAGCTTGATGGGTATGCTCGATGGAAAGGAAAAAGTTGACGCCCTTTTATCACTTTGTGATTCTGTAAAAGAGAAGGAGCCTAAAAAACTCAACTTTTATGCCGGGCAGGCTCTCGATATCTCACAAAAGATAAACTATAAGCTTGGCATAGCCAAAAGCCATAAGTTTATAGGACAGAGTCATTCACATAATGCGGATTTCAAAACCGCTATAGATCATCTCGATAGCGCGCTCTTGCTTAGCCGCTCCCTCGGTGATAAAAAACTCGAAGCAAATGCTCTCCTGCATCTTGGTATCGTTTACAAAAATTTCGACTATTCTAAATCTATCGAATCATATTTCGAAAGCCTTGAAATAAGCAGGTCTTTGAATGACCATAAAACCGAATCTCACCTGCTGAATAATATCGGAGTTGTGTTTAAGATTCTTGGTAACTTCAAGGTTGCCCTCGAATATTACCTGGACAGCCTCAAAATAAAAGAGTCCCTTGGAAATGAGGAAACCATTCACAACACTCTCTCCAATATCGGTAATATCTATGTTATAATGGAAAACTATGAAAAAGGACTTGAGTATGCATCCAAATCGCTTGAACTCCTGAGAAAATTCGGTAAGCGTACTAACGAACCTGTGATACTTGGCAATATCGCGCTTTGTAATAAGAAGCTTGGAAATACTGATGTTGCATTGAAATATTACAATGAGGCTTTGGATATTGCGAAAAAAATGGGCAACAGGCAAAGTGAAGCCGATAATTTCGATGGGCTCGGTGAGATGTACTTAGCAAAAGGGGATTATGATAAAGCCATAGAGTGTTTTGGCAACGGTCTGCAAATAGCCGAGGATATAAAGGATAGAGTGCTTATTTCCAATATCTGTCATAATATTGGCAAACTTATGCTTCGTACCCAAAAATATGACCAATGTATCTCTATTCTTGAAAAAGGCCTTGAACACTCAAAGCTGATAGAAGATAAAAGCTCTATTGCCAGCTTCTATCCAACCTTCTCTGCCTATTATGAGGCAGTGGGAAATTACATGAAGGCGATCGAGTATTTAAAACTATACAATGAACTCAACAAAGAGCTTCTTAAAAGCCAGACTGAAATGGTTACAAGGAGCCTTATGATACAGCATGAAGCAGAGCGCCACCAAAAAGAGGCGGAGATGAACAGGGTAAAGAATGAGGAACTAACCAGGATCGTTAAAAAACTCGATGAGATAAACGAGGATAAAAATAATTTTATTGGTATCGTTTCACATGACCTGCGTGATCCGGTTTCGAGTATCTACAGCATATCGGATCTGATACTTGCGGACTACAGCAGTCTTTCGGAAGAGGATAAGAGAGACTTTGTAACCGATATCAAAACATCCGCCGGACGCGTGATCAAGCTCCTGCAGACACTGCTCGATATAAATGCGATCGAGACAGGTAGATTAAAAATGGATTTTGAGAACAATAACCTGACAGAGATTACAAAAAAAGCCCTCGAGTTTTATACGGAAAAAGCTAAAGCAAAAAATATTGACCTGCACTTTACCGAAGAAAAGCCCGTGCTGTTTTATGGTGATAGGAGGTCTGTTGAACAGATACTCTCTAACCTTATTTCAAACTCGATAAAATATACCGAACCGGGAAAGAACGTTTACATAAGCATATCGGAAAGTGAAAACGTCGCGCGCTTTGAGATCGATGACGAGGGTCCCGGCATGACTGAAGATGATAAAAAGAGTCTTTTTGGCAGATTTGCAAAACTTAGTGCAAGACCGACTGCCGGCGAGGAATCCTTTGGGTTAGGTCTGTCTATTGTGAAAAAGCTGGTCGATATAAATAAAGGAAAAGTTTGGTGTGAGAGTGAGCTCGGAAAAGGAGCGAAATTCTTTGTCGAACTGCCGAAGGCAAGAATATAA
- a CDS encoding ATP-binding protein yields MKRLSLTFKYSLFFFPFLIVTGIILYFLYPDPIVTVITCGLLLISYIVSIAFIRLEVVKPLRDTAVIADEISHPRIEEFHDEDFSVKIAELKRISDKLEEIIGRKYTAKEIQEVYNSMFSVNNRLITELDTAKIFKVNRNEFFGNVAHELRTPIFAIQLSLETLIDGAIHDKSVNIDFLQRAKKQSERLKDLVSDLMTISKYESGVKLSKRYFSLSEHIQGVIGELKGIAENRHIAINYVNELRNGVQVFGDSDSIKQVFINLVENSIKYTPENGHIVISTTDGGKDVNVTIEDDGIGIPEKDLPRIFERFYRVDKNRSRDRGGTGLGLSIVKHILEVHDSKINVESEVGKGTKFNFTLKK; encoded by the coding sequence GTGAAGAGGTTAAGTTTAACCTTCAAATATTCCCTGTTCTTTTTCCCATTCCTGATAGTAACCGGAATAATCCTGTATTTTCTTTATCCCGATCCAATCGTAACCGTAATAACCTGCGGGCTTCTTTTAATTTCATACATAGTTTCAATCGCTTTTATCCGGCTGGAGGTAGTAAAGCCATTGCGCGACACCGCTGTTATTGCGGACGAAATCTCACACCCCAGGATAGAGGAATTCCATGATGAGGATTTTTCGGTAAAAATCGCAGAGCTTAAAAGGATCTCGGATAAACTGGAGGAGATCATTGGCAGAAAGTACACCGCAAAAGAAATACAGGAAGTTTACAATTCTATGTTTTCAGTGAATAACAGGCTGATAACTGAGCTAGATACAGCTAAGATATTTAAGGTGAACAGGAATGAATTTTTCGGAAACGTGGCGCATGAGCTAAGAACACCAATCTTTGCGATACAGCTTTCGCTGGAAACACTCATAGACGGGGCGATACATGATAAGTCGGTGAACATAGATTTTCTCCAGCGCGCAAAGAAGCAGTCGGAACGGCTTAAGGATCTGGTAAGTGACCTGATGACCATATCAAAGTATGAATCGGGAGTAAAACTAAGCAAAAGATATTTTTCGCTTTCCGAGCATATACAGGGAGTAATCGGAGAGCTGAAAGGAATCGCGGAGAACAGGCATATTGCAATAAACTACGTGAACGAACTCAGGAATGGAGTACAGGTTTTCGGCGATTCGGATTCCATAAAGCAGGTTTTTATAAACCTTGTAGAAAACTCCATAAAATATACACCGGAGAACGGCCATATAGTGATAAGCACAACTGACGGAGGGAAAGATGTAAACGTCACGATAGAAGATGACGGTATTGGGATTCCGGAGAAAGATCTGCCGAGGATATTCGAGAGATTTTACAGAGTAGATAAGAACAGGTCACGGGACAGAGGAGGCACAGGACTCGGATTATCGATAGTAAAACATATACTGGAAGTTCACGACAGCAAAATAAACGTAGAAAGCGAAGTGGGTAAAGGTACCAAATTTAATTTTACGTTAAAGAAGTAA
- a CDS encoding hydrogen peroxide-inducible genes activator, with protein MTIQQLSYIIAVDTYKNFKLAAEKCFVTQPTLSMQILSLEKEFGVKIFDRTKKPVIVTDIGRQIVDQARIILAETGRLEEIISEGKNILEGEIKLGIIPTLAPYLLPLFLQKFVKKYPAVKIVVNEFTTDVIIEKLKKNLIDAAVLATPLNDSSLQEYPLFYEQFVVYTSKSETAYKKQYLLAEDLNLDHLWLLEEGHCLRSQILNLCELRKQSGGIKNIEYQAGSIETLMKMVELNEGITILPELALNDLTKKQLQRVRHFRAPAPVREISMVTHRSFAKTRLLKALSGEIVSAIPEHMRKRKKQNIISLTY; from the coding sequence ATGACCATTCAGCAACTATCTTACATTATCGCGGTAGATACATACAAAAACTTTAAGCTTGCCGCCGAAAAATGCTTCGTTACACAGCCTACACTCAGCATGCAGATACTCAGCCTGGAAAAGGAGTTCGGCGTTAAAATATTCGACCGCACTAAAAAGCCCGTGATCGTTACTGATATCGGCAGGCAGATCGTCGACCAGGCGCGCATTATCCTCGCGGAGACGGGCAGATTGGAAGAGATCATCAGCGAAGGAAAGAACATCCTGGAAGGAGAGATTAAGCTCGGCATCATACCTACTCTAGCTCCGTATCTGCTCCCGCTTTTCTTGCAGAAGTTCGTAAAGAAATATCCCGCGGTAAAGATCGTCGTTAACGAGTTTACCACCGACGTCATAATAGAAAAGCTCAAAAAAAATCTCATCGACGCTGCGGTGCTCGCTACCCCGCTCAATGATTCATCACTGCAGGAGTACCCGCTCTTTTATGAACAGTTCGTCGTGTACACCTCTAAATCTGAGACCGCTTACAAAAAACAATACCTCCTTGCCGAAGACCTGAACCTCGATCACCTGTGGCTCCTCGAAGAGGGACACTGTCTTCGCTCTCAAATACTTAACCTATGCGAGCTCCGTAAACAATCCGGCGGAATTAAGAACATAGAGTACCAGGCGGGAAGTATCGAGACGCTTATGAAAATGGTTGAGCTCAACGAAGGAATAACCATACTTCCCGAACTCGCGCTCAATGACCTTACCAAAAAACAGCTCCAGCGTGTCCGTCATTTCCGAGCGCCGGCGCCCGTCCGTGAGATCAGTATGGTCACTCACCGCAGCTTCGCCAAAACACGTCTGCTAAAAGCCCTGTCCGGCGAGATAGTCTCCGCTATCCCCGAGCATATGAGGAAAAGAAAAAAACAGAACATAATCAGCCTCACTTACTAA
- a CDS encoding catalase: MSEKKRKLTTASGKPYTENENSMTAGPRGPILLQDFILHEKMAHFNRERIPERVVHAKGTGAYGTFTVTNDISKYTRAKIFNKIGKETKLAIRFSTVGGEKGSADSARDPRGFAIKFYTEDGNWDLVGNNTPIFFIKDPKKFGDFIHTQKRDPKTNLKSPTMMWDFWSLNPESLHQVLILMSDRGTPFSYRHMDGFSSHTLSMINDKDERVWVKFHFKTEQGIKNFTDSEASEMAGKNPDHAQEDLVEAIENGDFPKWKMYIQVMTEEQAKNFEFNPFDLTKVWYHDEYPLIEVGVMELNALPKNYFAEVEQAAFAPAHVVDGISYSPDKMLQGRLLSYPDAHRYRLGVNYEQIPVNKCPYMVANYQRDGHMRVDGNGNDNPNYFPNSFDDIYVDESYKEPGMKLDGDYADWYDRNSPGEDDHYTQAGLLFTKAMDDEQRAHLISNIVGHMSGIKGPKKDEIIMRQLCHFFRANEEMGKGIAEGLGVNMANMNMEPAHS; encoded by the coding sequence ATGTCAGAGAAAAAAAGAAAACTAACGACGGCATCGGGAAAGCCATATACAGAAAACGAGAACTCGATGACGGCGGGTCCAAGGGGACCGATATTACTGCAGGATTTCATACTTCATGAGAAGATGGCACATTTTAACAGGGAGAGAATCCCTGAGAGAGTGGTTCACGCGAAGGGAACGGGGGCATACGGCACTTTTACTGTAACAAACGACATTTCAAAATATACCAGGGCGAAGATCTTTAACAAGATCGGGAAGGAAACGAAGCTCGCGATACGCTTCTCGACTGTTGGTGGTGAAAAAGGAAGCGCGGATTCGGCAAGAGACCCACGCGGTTTCGCGATAAAGTTTTATACAGAGGACGGAAACTGGGACCTGGTAGGCAACAACACACCGATTTTCTTCATAAAAGATCCAAAGAAGTTCGGAGATTTCATTCACACCCAGAAGCGCGATCCAAAGACGAATTTAAAGAGCCCGACGATGATGTGGGATTTCTGGTCATTAAACCCGGAGAGCCTGCACCAGGTATTGATACTTATGAGCGACAGAGGTACTCCTTTTAGCTACAGGCACATGGATGGATTTAGCAGTCACACCCTGTCGATGATAAATGACAAGGATGAGAGGGTGTGGGTGAAATTCCACTTCAAGACAGAGCAGGGAATAAAGAACTTCACCGACAGCGAGGCATCTGAGATGGCAGGTAAAAATCCCGACCATGCACAGGAAGACCTGGTAGAAGCAATCGAGAATGGTGATTTTCCAAAGTGGAAGATGTATATACAGGTAATGACCGAAGAGCAGGCAAAGAATTTCGAATTCAACCCGTTCGATCTAACCAAGGTATGGTATCACGATGAATACCCGCTGATAGAAGTTGGGGTGATGGAGCTGAACGCGTTACCGAAGAATTACTTTGCAGAGGTAGAGCAGGCAGCATTTGCACCGGCACACGTGGTAGACGGTATCAGCTATTCCCCGGACAAGATGTTACAGGGAAGGCTATTGTCTTACCCGGACGCTCACAGGTACAGATTAGGAGTGAACTATGAACAGATCCCGGTTAACAAATGTCCATACATGGTGGCAAATTATCAGAGGGACGGACATATGAGAGTGGACGGTAACGGCAATGACAACCCGAACTACTTCCCAAACAGTTTCGATGACATCTACGTGGATGAAAGCTACAAAGAGCCGGGAATGAAGCTGGACGGCGATTACGCAGACTGGTACGACAGGAATTCACCGGGTGAAGACGATCATTATACGCAAGCCGGGCTGTTATTTACCAAAGCGATGGATGACGAGCAAAGAGCTCACCTTATCTCAAACATTGTCGGACATATGAGCGGAATAAAGGGACCGAAGAAAGACGAAATCATAATGAGACAGCTATGTCATTTCTTCAGAGCTAACGAAGAAATGGGGAAAGGAATTGCAGAAGGACTAGGTGTGAACATGGCAAACATGAACATGGAACCGGCTCATTCATAA